One window of the Triticum dicoccoides isolate Atlit2015 ecotype Zavitan chromosome 3B, WEW_v2.0, whole genome shotgun sequence genome contains the following:
- the LOC119282456 gene encoding uncharacterized protein LOC119282456: MVGNILLHSTTPSGNIILRVVVLVKQLLGSIAYNVQLTAFCIVGLCGSAILVWGPYIATGVSLWRLKQYDYGGTDGDSSKANMNPALDVLYIMVVVQGAFTIYRTVLNTFVTKIAVTKVAKAYGLEERGLVHEYMREIHNGCAKNPYFSQRRNLVTYAVDLMGPDKLPEDYLSGLKILSTILGPIDQGASHKFMEQRMLIRQLMLYAPSNHIFRQLLVLSNPTAPQYGIGQYYGRSYVTRYAASLVLHIADGASQEQLPEVIQCISSMNGTFQESEYFPKENDYLKRMSECLHVLYVLTADENNCRLIIHTPGLLTKIMTPLTSDLYHQTDHEDWKPLVRESLNVMQQLTAAYGHGEGDTGTKLFRDTNLEVEAVKNMKRILGCDECSQEMETLAMGIVTNLHMQRPTTTREDFIQKMADIYTYSTTNSTRLAALEALMKLCVHDGSNAAIILQVNGSALYSFTDDLDTLSNGYNRCHMIVAEILQRACLHYTRDDECLKILKESMIYVIPKVVKKIFTPESTPTGQQGGALQNNPQNNINSSAQEHDIRKIQTSLLFLCVTVHETFISADQYLAGQFDDAIGEFSLAVKLREMVETNSYPVGSCLKLLKLASRMVISMMKCRGSRYPKQDLESLVEALSKACSRKMHFLDRSMDFASGDNAAKPGKPDRILASFLTEAMELVSNYGEPEVKSPSTIVGGELSSN; encoded by the exons ATGGTGGGTAATATATTGCTGCATAGCACAACGCCATCAGGAAATATTATCTTAAGAGTTGTGGTGCTTGTTAAACAACTTTTAGGATCTATCGCATACAATGTCCAATTAACGGCGTTCTGCATTGTGGGGCTCTGCGGTTCAGCTATCTTGGTTTGGGGGCCCTACATCGCCACCGGGGTTTCCCTGTGGCGACTAAAACAGTACGATTACGGGGGCACGGATGGAGATTCTAGCAAAGCAAACATGAATCCGGCGCTTGATGTCTTGTACATCATGGTCGTGGTCCAAGGTGCATTCACGATCTATAGAACAGTGCTCAATACTTTTGTAACAAAAATAGCAGTGACCAAAGTCGCAAAAGCATACGGCTTGGAAGAAAGGGGATTAGTTCATGAATACATGAGAGAAATACATAATGGATGCGCCAAGAATCCATACTTTTCCCAAAGAAGGAACCTTGTGACATATGCTGTGGACCTGATGGGGCCTGATAAGTTGCCTGAAGACTACCTGTCCGGGTTAAAGATCCTGAGCACAATCCTTGGGCCAATTGACCAGGGGGCATCACACAAGTTTATGGAGCAGCGCATGCTAATAAGGCAGCTGATGTTGTACGCACCCTCCAACCACATCTTCCGTCAACTGTTGGTCCTATCCAATCCGACAGCCCCCCAATATGGTATCGGTCAATATTATGGGAGAAGTTATGTAACGAGGTACGCCGCTAGTTTAGTGCTGCACATAGCCGATGGGGCCTCACAGGAGCAGCTTCCGGAAGTGATCCAGTGCATATCGTCGATGAACGGCACATTTCAAGAGAGTGAATATTTTCCCAAGGAGAATGATTACCTGAAGCGCATGTCGGAATGTCTGCATGTTCTTTACGTGCTCACAGCCGATGAGAATAATTGTAGACTCATCATCCACACTCCAGGTCTTCTCACCAAGATCATGACACCTCTAACCTCTGACCTTTACCATCAAACTGATCATGAAGATTGGAAACCCCTAGTAAGGGAATCGTTGAACGTGATGCAGCAGCTCACGGCTGCTTATGGTCATGGGGAAGGGGACACAGGAACCAAGTTGTTTCGTGATACAAACCTGGAAGTGGAAGCAGTCAAAAACATGAAGAGGATTCTGGGGTGTGATGAATGCTCTCAAGAGATGGAGACATTGGCTATGGGGATTGTCACCAACCTACACATGCAAAGGCCGACCACAACCAGAGAAGATTTCATACAGAAGATGGCAGACATCTATACTTACAGTACCACTAACTCCACCAGATTAGCGGCACTTGAAGCACTGATGAAGCTATGTGTCCATGATGGAAGTAATGCCGCAATTATCTTACAAGTAAATGGTTCTGCACTTTACTCTTTCACAGATGATCTTGACACTTTAAGTAATGGATACAACAGATGCCATATGATTGTAGCAGAAATCCTACAACGTGCATGTCTCCATTACACCAGGGATGATGAATGCCTCAAGATACTCAAAGAATCCATGATTTATGTCATTCCGAAG GTGGTCAAGAAAATATTTACACCAGAATCAACACCAACTGGTCAACAAGGCGGTGCTTTGCAAAATAATCCCCAGAACAACATCAATTCTTCTGCTCAGGAACATGACATCCGGAAAATACAAACATCTCTATTATTCCTTTGTGTCACAGTACATGAGACATTCATCAGTGCTGATCAGTACTTGGCTGGTCAGTTTGATGACGCAATCGGTGAATTTAGCCTTGCAGTGAAGCTCAGGGAGATGGTGGAAACTAATAGTTATCCCGTGGGCAGTTGCCTGAAGTTACTTAAGCTTGCCAGCAGGATGGTCATATCAATGATGAAATGCAGAGGTAGCAGATACCCCAAACAAGACTTGGAGAGCTTGGTGGAAGCACTGTCGAAGGCTTGTAGCAGAAAGATGCATTTTCTTGACAGATCCATGGATTTTGCAAGTGGTGACAACGCAGCGAAACCAGGGAAGCCTGACAGGATTCTTGCGTCCTTCCTCACAGAAGCAATGGAGCTTGTTAGTAACTACGGGGAACCGGAAGTCAAGTCGCCCTCTACCATTGTCGGTGGGGAGCTCTCATCAAATTAA